AATTATCGTGGCTGAGGTGGGACTCGGAGGCGGGCATCGAGTAGTACCACGCGCCGCCGTCGTCCTGCGCGTGGAGGACGAACTCGAACAGTTCCTCGGCGCGGTCGGCAAGTCCCTCGCCGCTGGTGTGCTCCGAGAGTCGCAGGAAAAAGGCGGCGGCGAGGGCGTTGGCGTTGATGACGACGAATTCGTCGTACGGCGTGTACGCGTACGCCTCGAACCCGTCGACTTCGACGACGTTGATGCCCTCGCGGATGTACGTGGCCGCGTCCGTGGCCACGTCGAGCGACCACGTCGCCCCGGTCAGTTCGTGGTGTTCGAGGAACGCGCGCGCACAGAACACCGTCACTACGACGGACGGGTGGTAGGCGGGGAGGAAGAACTTCCGCGCGTTCTGCCAGTCGAAGTTGTACCCCCACGCGTGGTGTCGGGTGACGGGCGAGGTGTACTCTTCCAGCCACCGGAGCAGGTCCTCCGCTTCGGTGAGGTATCGCCCCTCCCCCGTGGCCTCGTACAGGCGGAGACACGCCGAGGCGAACAGCGCGATGCCCTTCGGGTTCCGTTCGGGTTCGACGCCGAGGAGCGGACGAAGGTTCACCGGAGATTTGTTAACACCGTGCATGGCGGCGAGGCGAGTGAACCAGTTCGTCGCGAACGGCGCGAGGACGGGACTGTTGAGACCGTCGTACGGGTCGTAACCGGCGTACTCGCGGTCCCGCGCCCACCGGAGCGCCCGGTCGGCAGTCTCGCGTGGAGAGGCGTGCGTCATGTTCGTGCTGCGGATGCCTACCTCGCGCAGGGTATTGGTTACTCGTCGTACAATCGGTCCGAGCGTCCGACGACGACGACGGGGGCCGGCGGCGCGACGACGGGCACGAGTCCGGTCGGCCGGAAGCGACCGTTCCGGGAGAACGAACGGGCGTGTCGTACGAGTCCGCCGCCAGCGGCGGCGAGTCGGCCGCGAGCGGACGAGGCGAGCGTGTCTGTCTCGCGCACCGGACAGTCCGGTAGAGCGATTAAACCGACCATAACAAAGCTCGTACCGCAGAGACGACGGACGAAACACCTCCATGCACACCGCAGTACGTCCGAGTGACGCGCCGCGACGGGCGCGGGGTGGCGCGCCGTGAGCGACCGCGCGGTCTACGCGGACGTCGCGGCCAGTGTCGCAGTGGTCGCGGTGGCGGTCGTCGCCGTCCTGAGTCTCGAACCGATAACCGCCAGAGCCGCCCTGGCCGGGGGGCTCGTCCTCTTCTTCCCCGGATACGCGCTGACGACACTCGTGTTCCCCGCCGCGAAAAAGACGCGCCCCGAGGGGAGAGACCTCCCGTCGGCGTTCGCGGGTCGAACCGAGCACGCCGGACTGCCGTTCCTAGAGCGTCTCGCCATGTCGTTCGGTCTGAGCGTCGCGCTCGTTCCCCTGTTTGCGTGGGCGTTGCAGGTGGTCGGCGCGGAGTTCCTCGCGCCGAACATCGCCGCCGTCTGCGGCGGGGCGACCGTGCTCGGCCTCCTCGCCGGCGGCGCCCGACGCCTCGCCACGCCATCAGATAGTCGCTACGTCGTTCCCGTCAGCGCGGTCACCGAGTACCGGCGGGCGGTCCGCGGGCGGTCCGAATTGGACGGCGTGCTCAACGTCGCCCTCGCGGCCGCCATCATCCTCTCGGCCGGCGTCGTCACGTTCGCGCTGGTGTCGCCCGCCGACGGCGCGAGGTACACCCAGGCGTCGCTGCTCACGGAGACGGACAACGGGACGCTCGTCGCCGCCGACTACCCGCGGAACCTCACCGTCGGCGAGAGCGGCGAACTCGTTCTCCGCATCGAGAACTACGAACGCGAGACGGTGAACTACGCCGTCGTGGCTCAACTACAGCGCGTGAGACCCGACGGGACGGTGGTCGAGGCGAGCGAACTGGACCGTTTCTCGCAGACCGTCGGCCCCGGGAGCGCCTGGGAGTTAACCCACGGCGTCGCTCCCGAGATGACCGGTGACGACCTCAGACTCACCTATCTCATCTACCGCGGTCCGGCGCCGGAAGACCCCGACGTCGACTCTTCGTACCGTCACGTCACCCTCTGGATGAACGTGAGCGACCCCAGCGCGGCCGAAACGGGCAAACTAGCCGCGTCGTGACCAACGGGTCGACTCCCGAGGAGTGTCCCGTAACTATCTTGACGCTACGGGGGAACCGGAGCGATATGTCGAGCAGAATAGATGCTGTCGCCCGTTCACCGATGCATAACCAAGTGTGTTCTCCCTCCTGTTCCGGTCGATGACGGGAGCACCAGGCGGCGAACGAGCGACCGGCGGCCCGGGGTCGAACCGCATTCGCGCTCACGCAGACGGTGAACGACCGTGAGTCGGGCAACGCTCACCACCAGCGACCCTGGTAAAGACCCCGCGGCCGCCGCGAGGAATCCCGCAGAAGCAATCGACGTCTGGGTTGACCTGGCCAGTCCCTCCCACCCGTTCTTTTTCAAGTCGCTGACGGACTCGCTGTCGAACATCCGAGCCACAGTGACCGTCCGGGAGAAGACGGAGACGGTCCCGCTGACGCGGCAGGTCGGGTACGCGTTCCGGACGCTCGGCCGGGATTACGAGAACCCGCACCTCCGAAAGCTCGGAATCCCGATCCGGACCGCCCAACTAGCGTTCGAGGCGCCGAAAGCCGATGTGGCTCTTTCCTCCCGGAACGCCATGTGCATCCTCGCGTCGAAGGCGCGCGGGATCCCCTCCGTCCACTTCACGGACAACGACATCTGCGCGTACGTCGACGGGCTGAAAGCCGAAGAACTGTACCACAGACTGGAGGCGCAGGCGACCCACAACGTCGTCCCCGCGGCGTTCCGGACCGAGGTACTCACCGAACGCGGCGCGAACCCCGAGCGGGTGCACACGTACGACGGCTACAAGGAGGACGTCTACGTCGCCTCCTTCGACCCTGATCCGACGTTCGTTGACGAACTCCCGTTCGACAACAGGGAGTTCATCGTCGTGCGTCCGGAGGCGCTCTCCGCGACGTACGTCGACGCCGACGGGTCGCTCGTTCCGCCCATCCTCGCCGGCGCCGTCGAACGCGGAATCAACGTCGTCTACCTGCCCCGGGAAGCCGGCGACCGCGAGTTCGCCGCCGGCCTGCCCGAGAACCGCGTGTTCGTCCCGAACGAACCGCTCTCGGGACTCGAACTGGCGTGGCACGCACGCTGCGTCCTCACGGGGTCGGGAACGATGGCCCGCGAGGCGGCCCGAATGGAGACGCCCGCCGTCTCCTTCTTCCCGAACACCCGCATCTCCGTCGACCGCGCTCTCATCGACGAGGGGGAGATATTCCACTCGCGGGACGCCGGGGACGTCCTCGACTACGTCGAGTCCGTCAGCGACCGCGACGCGAAACCGGACCTCTCCCGGGCCAAGTGCGTCCGCCGCGAAGTCGCCGGGCTGACCGCCGACCTGGTGAACGACATGGTGGACTGAACCGCGGCGCACGAACGCGAAGTGGTCGAGCGCCCGCGTCGAATCCGACCAGTTATGTCGCTCTATTGAGATGCTGGCGCATGGCGCGACCCGCCCTCCGTCTCGCCGTTCTCTTCGTCGTCCTCACCGCCGGGTGTAGTAGCACGTTCGGCGGCCTCGACCCGCGGACGTCCGAAACCGCGGCGCCGACGGCGGTGCCCGAACCCGTCCCGTACCCGCCCGGCGTCACCGACGACGGCGTGTCGGACGCCGTCGTACTCGTCAGAGCGCACCAGCGCGCGACGGCAAACGCCTCCTACGTCGCCAATCGGACGCTGACCGTCCGGTATCCGAACGGAACGCGAATCAGGCAGGTCCGCACGATACGGCACGGCGTTGGAGACGGCGTGTACTACATGCGACAACGGACGACCGGGAACGCGTCGAGACTGCGGTCGAACGCGGCGTTCGAGATATGGACGAACGAGACGGTTTCCGTCGCCTCTGTTCCGAACGAGGGCGAGCGGGAGTTCTTCAGGCTCGCCGAGGAACGGAGGATACAGCAGTTGTCTCGCGAGCGGCTCCTCGACCTGTTCGCGAGGGTAGAGACGACGACCACGGGGACGACGCGGGAGGGAGAACCGCTCGTCCACCTGCTCGGTACCGACGACCCGACGGGAGAGATGCGCACCACAGGCGTCCAAAACGTCGCCGTCGAGTCGTTCTCCGCCGCCGTGACGCCCGAGGGCGTCGTCAGGTCGTACTCGTTCCGCTACGAGGGGACGTTGAACGGGGAATCGGTGACCGTCACCGAGGAGTACCGGCTGAAACCGAGGGAAAAACGGACCGTCGACCGTCCCGAGTGGGTTTCGACGGCTATCGAGCGGACGAATGAGTCGGAGTTTTGACCCCGGTTGGCTGCGTTACCGTCCGAACGACCCGACGAGTCGGGCGCGGAGGGAACCGAGTCGGCCGCGACTCTCGGCGCCGCCCGCCTCGTCGCCCTCGCCCTCGTACCCGCGGTCGGTCGCGTCGGGACCGACGTTCCCCTCCTCGACCATCGACTCCAAGGCGTTGTCCTCGGTTTCGAGTGGGAGGTCCACCCGACCGCGGCGGCGCGATGACTCCCACGACGCGAAGATGAGTTCGTCGGCCGCCAGCGCGTTCCGCCCGTTCAGTTCGGACTCCTCGCCGTCGCGGAGCGCTCCGATCAGTTCCGCGATGGCGCGCTCGGTGTACGTAGTGGAGCCGAGTCGCTCCGCGAGGCGCGAGGAGACGCGACCGGCGACGAGTCGGGTGCCGGCGCGGACTTTGCCGGGTTGCGGGCGGTACCGACCGTCGATGCCGGTGTCGACCGTCTTCCAAGACTTGCCGTCGCGCCGGTAGGCGAGCGTCCCGTCCGCCCGCACCTCGATTTCGCCCTTCGTCCCGAGGAGGCGGAACAGGGCGTCGCCCGCGAACTCCTCGCCGCGGCCGGTGGAGGCGAGGCCGTAGACGCCGTTCTCGTAGCGCCACTGCGCAATCGCTTGGTTCTCGTTGTGCGCGCCGAACAGCACGTTCTCGTCGGTGTAGTCTATCTGCGCGAGCACCCAGTCGACCGGTTCCATGTCGGTGTAGAAGTTCGCGAGGTCGAACGCGTGCGTGCCGGTGTCGTACAGGTGCTCCTCGCGGAACTCGATTCGGCGCAGGTCCCCTATCTTCCCGCTATCGAGCAGGTCCTTCGCCTTCCGGTAGGGCTTCCCGAAGCGCTGTTGGTGATTGACCGTCAGGGCGACGCCCTCCGCCTCGCACTCCTCGACCATCCGCGTCGCGTCCGCCCACGTATCGGCCGTCGGTTTCTCGCAGTGGATGGCGTCGACGACGCCGCTCTGGGCGATGCCGACGACGATGTCCGCGTGGAGTGCGGGCGGAACGCAGACGCTCACGACGTCGGGTTCGGCCGTGGCGAGCATCTCCTCGTAGTCCTCGTAGGTGTGTGACGCGTCGATGTCGTGCGCGTCGGCGAAGGCCTCGGCGTTCTCCGGGACCACGTCGGCACAGGCGACGAGTTCGCAGTCGTCCAGTCGCTCGTAACCCGCGGCGTGGCGATACGCCATGGCGAAGCCGTCGCCGTCGGGGTCGCCGGTCCCGACGAATCCGATTCGGAATGTCACGCCGGGGGCTACGGGGCAGGGGCCGTTGAGTATACGCGACATAACCGGTGCGGTCAGTCGACGGGCGTGGGACGAACGCGCCGCCGCTCGAACGGGACGTGTGGCGTGTGAACGGTATTCTCGATAAGCGGAGTCTCCGCCCACCTTCCGGGGATTCGTGTCGGTTCGGGGGCTTAGTAGCTGCATTACAATGCGGCGAACGCGACACCGCGGCGTATGGAGCGTACGCCACGTCCGGCGATACAGTTGTACAGCGTCCGAGACGCCTCGGGCTCCCTCCCCGAGGTGATTCGCCGCGTCGCCGAGGCCGGGTTCGAGGGCGTCGAGTTCGCCGACCGATTCCTCGAAGCGGACGTCGAGGCCGTCGCCGAGGCGCTCTCGGAGACGGGCGTGGTCCCCGTCGCCGCGCACGTCGACCTCTCGACCGTCGAGGCGGCGCTCGACGGCAATGGCGACCTGTTCGAGCGTTTAGACGACGTGGGCTGCGACCGGGTCGTCGTTCCGCACGTCCCCGCGCGTCACTTCCGG
This genomic stretch from Halogeometricum sp. S1BR25-6 harbors:
- a CDS encoding DUF1616 domain-containing protein, whose amino-acid sequence is MSDRAVYADVAASVAVVAVAVVAVLSLEPITARAALAGGLVLFFPGYALTTLVFPAAKKTRPEGRDLPSAFAGRTEHAGLPFLERLAMSFGLSVALVPLFAWALQVVGAEFLAPNIAAVCGGATVLGLLAGGARRLATPSDSRYVVPVSAVTEYRRAVRGRSELDGVLNVALAAAIILSAGVVTFALVSPADGARYTQASLLTETDNGTLVAADYPRNLTVGESGELVLRIENYERETVNYAVVAQLQRVRPDGTVVEASELDRFSQTVGPGSAWELTHGVAPEMTGDDLRLTYLIYRGPAPEDPDVDSSYRHVTLWMNVSDPSAAETGKLAAS
- a CDS encoding DUF354 domain-containing protein — its product is MSRATLTTSDPGKDPAAAARNPAEAIDVWVDLASPSHPFFFKSLTDSLSNIRATVTVREKTETVPLTRQVGYAFRTLGRDYENPHLRKLGIPIRTAQLAFEAPKADVALSSRNAMCILASKARGIPSVHFTDNDICAYVDGLKAEELYHRLEAQATHNVVPAAFRTEVLTERGANPERVHTYDGYKEDVYVASFDPDPTFVDELPFDNREFIVVRPEALSATYVDADGSLVPPILAGAVERGINVVYLPREAGDREFAAGLPENRVFVPNEPLSGLELAWHARCVLTGSGTMAREAARMETPAVSFFPNTRISVDRALIDEGEIFHSRDAGDVLDYVESVSDRDAKPDLSRAKCVRREVAGLTADLVNDMVD
- a CDS encoding Gfo/Idh/MocA family protein yields the protein MTFRIGFVGTGDPDGDGFAMAYRHAAGYERLDDCELVACADVVPENAEAFADAHDIDASHTYEDYEEMLATAEPDVVSVCVPPALHADIVVGIAQSGVVDAIHCEKPTADTWADATRMVEECEAEGVALTVNHQQRFGKPYRKAKDLLDSGKIGDLRRIEFREEHLYDTGTHAFDLANFYTDMEPVDWVLAQIDYTDENVLFGAHNENQAIAQWRYENGVYGLASTGRGEEFAGDALFRLLGTKGEIEVRADGTLAYRRDGKSWKTVDTGIDGRYRPQPGKVRAGTRLVAGRVSSRLAERLGSTTYTERAIAELIGALRDGEESELNGRNALAADELIFASWESSRRRGRVDLPLETEDNALESMVEEGNVGPDATDRGYEGEGDEAGGAESRGRLGSLRARLVGSFGR